The Flavobacterium sp. IMCC34852 genome contains the following window.
AATCTATAAATGAATTAGTTATGGCTATCAAGAAACAAGTTATAAAAACAAAACCGGTTGTTAAAGTTACCTTTTCAATCGAGGCAAAAGAGGCTAATACTGCAGCAGTAGTAGGCGATTTCAATAATTGGAATCCGGCTGAAGGTGAATTATCTAAATTAAAAAACGGAACCTTCAAAGCAACTTTTGATTTACCAAAAGACAACTCTTTCGAGTTTAAATATTTAGTGGATGGTTCATATGTAAACGATCCTGAGGCAGACAGTTATGCGTATAACGAATTTGCCGGAGCAGAAAATAGTGTTTTAGCACTATAGGTTTTAGTTTTGGTTAGAAGAAAAAATCCGTCTCGATTTCGAGACGGATTTTTTTATTTACTATAATCAAGTGCTATTGGTAATGAATACATGCATCTTACAGCTACACCTCTTTGTTCTCCCGGAAACCATTCAGGATATTCTTCAAGGACTCTAATAGCTTCTTCATCTAAACCATAGCCTAATCCTCTTATGATTTTAATGTCACTTATTTTTCCGTCTTTATCCACAACAAAATTAAGGTAAATCTTTCCTTTTACTTTGTTCTTAACCCCATCACGGGTAGGCTTAAAATTACTTCCAATAAACTTATAAAAATGTTGTAACCCTTTTTTAGGTTCAGGCTTTTTTTCTAAAACTTGATATTCTTTTTTAATGCCGTTTTTGTCGATGTGATAGCCATTAATAAAATCACCTTCTTTATAATCATCTACATAGGAATATGTTTCACTCGTCATTGTCCAAATACCATCTTTCTTTCCGTTTTTATATTCGCCCTTTGTGTGAGTCTTATCGGCATGAAAATCAAATAAACCATTGCCGTTTTCAACCATTTTGACTCCATTTTCATCCCAAATGGTTTCGGCTAAATAATACTCATTTGTATTGAACTTTTCAGGGTTAAATTTTCCTATTTGCTTTAAATTACCATTTTCAAACCATTCCGTATATTTTCCGGCTTGCCTTTTATCTTCATAAAAAGTGGAACTTTTCTTATTCCCATTTTCATAATATTTGATTTCTTCACCTATGGAATATCCACCATCTTTACCGCTCAGCTTTTGCTCTGATTTAAGACCGCCTGATTTGTAATATTCTAACCATTGGTATTCAGATTTTTCTTTGTAGTAATCTTTTATGACTCTTTTGTAACTATAATTTTCAGCAGTTGTCTCTTTGCCTAAAGAATCCAAAAAAATAACTTTATCTTGGTTGTTTTGCGATAAAAGAATTGTTGTAAAAAAGAAAAAGAAATAAAGCAGTTTTATTTTCATGATTGTTTGTTTAAATCGCTACAGCACCTTTAATATGAGGATGCGGATCATAATCTACTAACGTGAAATCTTCAAAAGTAAAATCGAAAATATTTTTCACTTCCGGATTTAAAATCATTTTTGGTAGTGGTCTTGGTTCGCGTGACAACTGTAATTCCACTTGTTCGAAATGGTTGTTGTAAATGTGGGCATCGCCAAAAGTATGGATGAATTCACCCACTTGCAAGTCACATACCTGAGCAATCATCATCGTAAACAAAGCATAAGACGCAATATTGAACGGAACGCCCAAGAAAATATCGGCACTTCTTTGGTACAGTTGGCAAGACAATTTCCCATCGGCCACATAAAACTGAAAGAATGCATGACACGGTGGTAAAGCCGCTTTCCCATTCGCTACATTTTCTGAAAAAGATTTTGAAGTATCGGGCAAAACAGATGGATTCCAGGCGGAAACCAACATGCGTCGGCTATTCGGGTTTTTCTTTAAAGTGTCTATTAACTCAGTGATTTGGTCGATCTCTTCACTGTTCCAATTGCGCCATTGGTGACCGTATACCGGACCTAAATCGCCATTTTCATCGGCCCATTCGTCCCAAATTTTGACGCCGTTTTCTTTGAGGTAAGCAATATTAGTATCGCCTTTTAAAAACCAAAGCAATTCATAGATAATCGATTTTAAATGCAACTTTTTGGTAGTCACCATGGGGAAACCTTCGCTTAAATCAAATCGCATTTGATAACCAAAAACACTTTTGGTTCCGGTTCCGGTTCTGTCTCCTTTTTGGCAACCGTTTTCCATAACGTGTCGCATTAAATCGTGGTATTGCTTCATTGTTGGTTATTTGTGGATTTGTGGATTTGGTAATTTGTTACGAATAACCGAATAACCAAATAACCGAATTAACTTTCTCGTTTTGATATTTCATCGCGAATTTTCGCTGCTTTCTCGTAATCTTCGTCCTGAACGGCTTTTTCCAAAGCTTCGTGTAGTTCCGAAAGACTCATG
Protein-coding sequences here:
- a CDS encoding isoamylase early set domain-containing protein, coding for MAIKKQVIKTKPVVKVTFSIEAKEANTAAVVGDFNNWNPAEGELSKLKNGTFKATFDLPKDNSFEFKYLVDGSYVNDPEADSYAYNEFAGAENSVLAL
- a CDS encoding energy transducer TonB — protein: MKIKLLYFFFFFTTILLSQNNQDKVIFLDSLGKETTAENYSYKRVIKDYYKEKSEYQWLEYYKSGGLKSEQKLSGKDGGYSIGEEIKYYENGNKKSSTFYEDKRQAGKYTEWFENGNLKQIGKFNPEKFNTNEYYLAETIWDENGVKMVENGNGLFDFHADKTHTKGEYKNGKKDGIWTMTSETYSYVDDYKEGDFINGYHIDKNGIKKEYQVLEKKPEPKKGLQHFYKFIGSNFKPTRDGVKNKVKGKIYLNFVVDKDGKISDIKIIRGLGYGLDEEAIRVLEEYPEWFPGEQRGVAVRCMYSLPIALDYSK
- a CDS encoding thymidylate synthase — translated: MKQYHDLMRHVMENGCQKGDRTGTGTKSVFGYQMRFDLSEGFPMVTTKKLHLKSIIYELLWFLKGDTNIAYLKENGVKIWDEWADENGDLGPVYGHQWRNWNSEEIDQITELIDTLKKNPNSRRMLVSAWNPSVLPDTSKSFSENVANGKAALPPCHAFFQFYVADGKLSCQLYQRSADIFLGVPFNIASYALFTMMIAQVCDLQVGEFIHTFGDAHIYNNHFEQVELQLSREPRPLPKMILNPEVKNIFDFTFEDFTLVDYDPHPHIKGAVAI